The following proteins come from a genomic window of Heyndrickxia acidicola:
- a CDS encoding GNAT family N-acetyltransferase, translating into MIIRKAVLADAAGIARVHVDSWKTTYQKIVPQDYLDSLKYETREEMWLNAIPNGGIFVAEQESGRIVGFASGGKERSKKYHPEYEGELYAIYLLKECQRQGLGKLLVKAVIEHLHQNHIKSMIVMVLEGNPSKNFYESLGAKKIDLEVVDIGGEKLNELVLAWEDIRPFL; encoded by the coding sequence ATGATTATTAGAAAGGCAGTATTAGCCGACGCTGCGGGTATAGCCCGGGTGCATGTAGATAGCTGGAAAACGACCTACCAAAAAATTGTTCCTCAAGATTATCTTGATAGCCTTAAGTATGAAACCAGGGAAGAAATGTGGTTGAATGCTATTCCAAATGGAGGAATATTTGTGGCTGAACAAGAGAGTGGCAGAATTGTGGGCTTTGCATCCGGAGGGAAGGAAAGGAGTAAAAAATATCATCCAGAGTATGAGGGTGAATTATATGCTATTTATCTTTTAAAAGAATGTCAAAGACAAGGCCTTGGCAAGCTACTGGTAAAGGCAGTTATAGAGCATTTGCATCAGAATCATATTAAAAGCATGATAGTTATGGTGTTAGAAGGCAATCCTTCGAAGAATTTTTATGAGTCTCTCGGAGCAAAGAAGATAGACTTGGAAGTGGTGGACATTGGAGGGGAAAAACTTAATGAATTGGTTTTAGCCTGGGAGGATATAAGGCCATTTCTTTAA